In Terriglobales bacterium, the following proteins share a genomic window:
- a CDS encoding sigma-70 family RNA polymerase sigma factor has protein sequence MIRKAQAGDTGCFEALYARHKRRVFSLCLRMTGGNYAQAEDFTQDAFMQLYRKIASFRGESAFSTWLHRLSVNIVLMHLRKKGIAQISLEQSLDPQEEDRGPIDIATRDNALHGSVDRMTIQQAIAELPPGYRIIFVLHEIEGYEHNEIAEILGCSIGNSKSQLHKARMNLRTLLPRRSGSEDTGKPARNRAA, from the coding sequence ATGATCAGAAAAGCGCAGGCGGGAGACACGGGTTGTTTTGAAGCCCTCTACGCCCGGCATAAACGGCGGGTTTTTTCTTTGTGCCTGCGTATGACGGGAGGGAACTATGCCCAGGCGGAAGATTTCACGCAAGACGCATTTATGCAGCTCTATCGCAAGATTGCGAGTTTTCGCGGCGAATCAGCATTTTCCACCTGGCTGCATCGCCTTTCGGTGAACATCGTGCTCATGCACCTCCGCAAGAAAGGCATTGCGCAGATTTCATTAGAACAAAGCCTGGATCCGCAGGAAGAGGACAGAGGGCCAATCGATATCGCGACGAGGGACAACGCACTTCATGGTTCGGTTGACCGCATGACGATCCAGCAGGCCATAGCAGAGCTCCCGCCCGGGTACCGGATCATATTTGTGCTCCACGAGATAGAAGGATACGAGCACAACGAGATTGCGGAAATATTAGGATGCTCGATTGGCAACAGCAAGTCTCAGTTGCATAAGGCGCGGATGAACTTGCGTACCTTGCTCCCGCGGCGTAGCGGCTCAGAAGATACAGGCAAGCCAGCAAGGAATCGGGCCGCATGA